In Fulvia fulva chromosome 10, complete sequence, a single window of DNA contains:
- a CDS encoding T-complex protein 1 subunit gamma — protein MQAPVVVMNTATGDRKTGRQAQLSNITAAKTVADIIRSCLGPKAMLKMLLDPMGGIVLTNDGHAILREIEVAHPAAKSMIELARTQDEEVGDGTTTVIILAGEILALSLPQLERNIHPVVIIQAFKRALSDALNIVQDVSIPVDVNDNEVMRNLISTSIGTKFTSRYSDLMCDLALQAVRTVSHDAGGGKQEVDIKRYARVEKVPGGEIEDSTVLDGVMLNKDITHPKMRRRIENPRIVLLDCTLEYKKGESQTNIEISKEEDWNRILQIEEEQVKAMCDAILAVKPDIVITEKGVSDLAQHFLVKHNVTALRRVRKTDNNRIARATGATIVNSVYDLTERDVGTQCGLFEIEKIGDEYFTFLTKCKNPKACTILLRGPSKDILNEIDRNLLDAMSVARNVFFHPYLSPGGGATEMAVAVRLSQNAKGVEGVQQWPYKAIADAMEVIPRTLVQNAGASPIRILTQLRAKHSEGGSTFGIDGDAGKVVDMKDFGIWEPQAIKLQSIKTAIESACLLLRVDDIVGAKQAKTGGGGMGGDD, from the exons ATGCAGGCCCCAGTGGTGGTGATGA ACACAGCGACAGGTGATCGCAAGACGGGCAGACAAGCACAACTATCCAATATCACAGCAGCAAAGACAGTCGCCGACATCATCCGATCATGTTTGGGACCAAAGGCTATGCTGAAGATGCTCTTGGATCCCATGGGCGGCATCGTGCTCACCAACGACGGCCACGCAATCCTCCGAGAGATCGAAGTCGCACATCCCGCAGCCAAGAGCATGATTGAGCTGGCACGAACACAGGACGAGGAAGTGGGAGACGGAACCACGACTGTCATCATCCTCGCGGGAGAGATCCTTGCCCTGTCATTACCACAACTCGAGCGCAACATCCACCCGGTCGTCATCATCCAGGCCTTCAAGCGAGCCCTGAGTGACGCTCTCAACATTGTACAAGACGTCTCGATACCCGTCGACGTCAACGACAACGAAGTCATGCGCAACCTCATCTCCACATCAATCGGCACAAAGTTCACATCCCGCTACTCAGATCTCATGTGCGATCTCGCATTACAAGCAGTACGCACCGTCAGCCACGATGCGGGAGGCGGCAAGCAGGAGGTGGACATTAAGAGATATGCTCGTGTTGAGAAGGTGCCCGGTGGAGAGATCGAGGACAGCACAGTATTGGACGGTGTTATGCTGAACAAGGACATTACACACCCAAAGATGAGGCGGCGGATAGAGAACCCACGCATTGTCCTCCTCGACTGCACATTGGAGTACAAGAAGGGTGAATCGCAAACGAACATCGAAATCAGCAAAGAGGAAGACTGGAACCGCATTTTGCAGATCGAGGAGGAGCAGGTGAAGGCCATGTGTGACGCGATTCTTGCAGTCAAGCCAGACATTGTCATCACCGAGAAGGGTGTATCAGATCTGGCTCAGCACTTCCTTGTCAAGCACAACGTCACAGCACTGCGAAGAGTACGAAAGACCGACAACAACCGTATTGCACGAGCTACTGGTGCGACCATCGTCAACTCTGTCTACGACCTCACAGAGCGCGATGTCGGTACACAGTGCGGGCTGTTCGAGATTGAGAAGATCGGCGACGAGTACTTCACATTCCTGACCAAATGCAAGAACCCCAAGGCTTGCACCATCCTGCTTCGCGGACCCTCAAAAGACATCCTCAACGAGATCGACCGAAATCTGCTCGATGCGATGAGTGTTGCGAGGAACGTCTTCTTCCACCCCTACCTTTCACCTGGCGGTGGTGCTACAGAGATGGCAGTAGCAGTGCGGTTATCACAGAACGCCAAGGGTGTCGAGGGCGTGCAACAATGGCCATACAAGGCTATTGCGGATGCCATGGAGGTCATCCCACGAACGCTCGTCCAAAATGCCGGTGCATCGCCCATCAGAATCCTAACACAACTGCGAGCCAAGCACAGCGAGGGAGGCTCGACATTTGGTATTGATGGCGATGCTGGTAAGGTTGTCGATATGAAGGACTTTGGGATTTGGGAGCCACAGGCGATCAAGCTGCAAAGCATCAAGACTGCCATCGAGAGCGCTTGCTTGCTGCTGAGAGTCGACGATATCGTCGGTGCGAAGCAAGCGAAGACTGGTGGTGGCGGTATGGGTGGTGATGACTAG
- a CDS encoding putative beta-glucosidase M, with protein MKAIAASAGALLSIASSANALSYTNASEVHLYGQSPPVYPTPEGNGGVDAAWQDAYDKARALVEQMTLIEKVNMTRGHTGTCVGNTPAIDRLGINALCFADAPDGIRGQESSPTFDRDLMHRYGVALGEEYRGKGINIALLPVAGPLGRKARGGRNWEGFGADPFLSSIGMGEVTTGLQEQGVIAQMKHWLLNEQEWRRNPGIPQDIGEAMSSNADDRTIHELYAFPFMDSLKAGAASAMCSYQRVNNSYGCQNSKLLNGILKTELGFQGFVTSDWAAQHAGVASANAGLDLVMPDGGYWGDNLTQAVTNGSVAKSRLDDMVTRILAAWYHLGQDQDFPEVGVYNYDQQHAIIDVRGDHASLIREIGAAGAVLVMNENNALPLQKPRFLNIYGYDAKTPDSPWTTPARFGGGYDVNFGWEILNGTLVTGGGSGSNTPSYLISPFEAIQRRVIEDRGMVRWDFASVNPTVYANADACLVFINAYASESFDRTSLTHDWSDQLVKNMATNCSNTIVVIHSAGIRVVDEWIDHPNVTAVIYGLLPGQDTGNSIVDILYGDVSPSGRLPFTVAKKEKDYGDLLNSTISSGPFPQDNFTEGLYIDYRHFDKYNITPRYEFGFGLSYSDFSYSDLVITKTSNATSEYPAISSPIPQGGHAALWDVIIEVSVNITNTGAVAAAEVPQLYVEIPDAPKNQLRGFERVKLEVAESKTATFQLKRRDLSIWEVVAQEWKLQSGRYPICVGASSRDVKLMGQFEI; from the exons ATGAAGGCAATCGCAGCGAGCGCCGGAGCTCTGCTTTCGATAGCTTCAAGCGCAAATGCATTGAGCTACACAAACGCGTCTGAGGTGCATCTATATGGCCAGAGCCCGCCGGTGTACCCAACCC CCGAGGGCAATGGCGGCGTTGATGCTGCATGGCAGGATGCATACGACAAAGCCCGCGCTTTGGTCGAGCAGATGACCTTGATCGAGAAAGTGAACATGACACGAGGGCACACAGGCACCTGCGTTGGCAACACACCGGCCATCGACCGCCTCGGGATCAACGCACTCTGCTTCGCTGATGCTCCGGATGGCATTCGCGGACAAGAATCGTCTC CGACCTTCGATCGAGACTTGATGCATCGTTATGGCGTTGCTCTTGGCGAGGAATACCGCGGCAAGGGAATCAACATTGCACTTCTCCCCGTCGCCGGTCCTCTCGGCCGCAAAGCCCGTGGTGGACGTAATTGGGAAGGTTTCGGAGCTGATCCATTCCTCTCCTCTATTGGTATGGGTGAGGTCACGACCGGTCTGCAAGAGCAAGGTGTCATAGCACAAATGAAGCACTGGCTGTTGAACGAGCAAGAGTGGCGACGGAATCCTGGTATTCCCCAGGACATTGGCGAGGCGATGTCTTCCAATGCGGATGATCGCACGATCCATGAGCTATATGCTTTCCCATTCATGGACTCGCTCAAAGCCGGTGCGGCTTCCGCTATGTGCTCGTATCAACGAGTGAACAACAGCTACGGATGCCAGAATTCGAAGTTGCTTAACGGGATTCTCAAGACTGAGCTCGGGTTTCAGGGCTTTGTAACTTCGGATTGGGCTGCTCAACACGCTGGTGTGGCCTCGGCGAACGCAGGTCTCGATCTGGTCATGCCTGACGGAGGCTACTGGGGTGACAACCTAACACAAGCTGTGACCAACGGATCTGTAGCAAAGAGCCGTCTCGATGACATGGTAACTCGCATTCTGGCTGCATGGTACCATCTCGGCCAGGATCAGGACTTCCCGGAAGTGGGTGTCTACAACTATGATCAGCAGCATGCTATCATCGACGTGCGTGGTGATCATGCCTCACTGATCCGTGAGATCGGTGCAGCCGGTGCCGTACTGGTCATGAACGAGAACAATGCTCTGCCACTGCAAAAGCCAAGATTTCTTAACATCTACGGTTATGATGCCAAGACTCCAGACTCACCTTGGACCACGCCAGCACGGTTTGGTGGTGGCTACGATGTCAACTTCGGCTGGGAGATTCTCAACGGCACTCTTGTCACAGGCGGTGGATCAGGCTCAAACACTCCATCATACCTCATCAGCCCCTTCGAAGCGATTCAGCGGAGAGTGATTGAAGATCGTGGAATGGTTCGCTGGGACTTCGCCAGTGTCAACCCGACTGTCTATGCCAATGCCGACGCCTGTCTCGTCTTCATCAACGCTTACGCCTCTGAGTCTTTTGACCGCACTTCTCTCACCCACGACTGGAGCGATCAGCTGGTCAAGAATATGGCAACGAACTGCTCCAACACAATCGTCGTGATCCACTCAGCCGGCATCAGAGTCGTGGACGAATGGATCGATCATCCGAACGTCACTGCTGTCATCTATGGCCTCCTCCCAGGCCAAGATACCGGCAACTCCATCGTCGACATCCTCTACGGTGACGTCTCCCCTTCAGGTCGACTTCCCTTCACAGTCGCCAAGAAGGAGAAAGATTACGGTGACCTCTTGAACTCCACCATCAGCTCTGGCCCCTTCCCACAAGATAACTTCACAGAAGGTCTCTACATCGACTACCGCCACTTCGACAAATACAACATCACACCACGCTACGAATTCGGCTTCGGTCTCAGTTACAGTGACTTCTCTTACTCCGACCTCGTCATCACAAAGACCAGCAACGCCACGTCCGAATACCCGGCTATCTCATCTCCAATCCCGCAAGGTGGTCACGCCGCTCTCTGGGACGTAATCATCGAGGTCTCCGTCAATATCACGAACACAGGCGCCGTCGCTGCCGCCGAGGTACCGCAATTATACGTTGAGATCCCAGACGCACCGAAGAACCAGCTGAGGGGGTTTGAGAGAGTCAAGCTAGAAGTTGCAGAGAGCAAGACTGCTACGTTCCAGCTCAAGAGGAGGGATCTGAGTATTTGGGAAGTTGTGGCTCAGGAGTGGAAGTTGCAGAGTGGGAGGTATCCGATTTGTGTGGGTGCTAGTAGTAGGGATGTTAAGTTGATGGGTCAGTTTGAGATTTAG
- a CDS encoding Heterokaryon incompatibility protein 6, OR allele: MSGSAQHTAFSHGPDNVSYKYKPLHEEDIRIVKFDTEASRDDLRLLSEHRPRGMEIPYYALSYCWGDARVQKRITLDDQSFMVTSSLLEALTALSAWLGPKHAYWIDAICINQHDINERNSQVQQMWRIFSGAVRVVSWLGPDDHDTKALFDAWTKAGNETTEVDEAIVERGIGAILSRPYFTRTWVIPEIMQARKIVLACGSSYFPQRAMQAWLSMTSSALRNRHELLLCSHLRRFSDLPKIALSSPFQLNVVITAYESSSCSDPRDRVFAMLSDPGTVALRPALWLKADYSLTVEELWLEVMRQHTALNLHHAWDQLANDVSGFGSCLADALGVRVRSEPFGRWLAQQIGIAWQPDDCSSHVAVLKAGGVIMIGRALHPII; this comes from the coding sequence ATGTCCGGATCTGCTCAGCACACGGCTTTCAGCCACGGCCCTGATAATGTATCGTACAAGTACAAGCCACTCCACGAAGAGGACATCAGGATCGTCAAGTTCGACACAGAGGCCTCGCGAGATGACCTGCGTCTATTGTCCGAGCACAGGCCAAGGGGCATGGAAATCCCGTACTATGCCTTGTCCTACTGCTGGGGCGATGCGAGAGTTCAGAAGCGAATTACTCTCGATGACCAATCATTCATGGTGACCTCAAGCCTGCTCGAGGCTTTGACTGCGCTTTCAGCTTGGCTGGGACCAAAGCATGCGTATTGGATTGACGCAATCTGCATCAATCAGCATGACATCAACGAGAGAAACTCCCAGGTCCAGCAGATGTGGCGCATATTCAGCGGCGCTGTTCGCGTCGTCTCATGGCTTGGACCGGATGACCACGACACGAAGGCTTTGTTCGATGCCTGGACAAAGGCTGGAAACGAGACGACTGAAGTTGACGAAGCAATTGTCGAAAGAGGAATCGGTGCTATCCTTTCTCGGCCGTACTTCACCAGGACCTGGGTCATCCCCGAGATCATGCAGGCCCGTAAGATTGTCCTCGCTTGCGGCTCTTCGTACTTCCCTCAACGAGCTATGCAAGCATGGCTAAGCATGACCTCCAGCGCTCTACGGAACAGACACGAACTCTTACTATGCTCCCATCTTCGCCGTTTCTCCGATTTGCCTAAGATTGCGTTATCATCGCCGTTCCAACTCAACGTGGTCATTACAGCCTACGAATCCAGCTCCTGCTCCGATCCTCGAGACAGAGTCTTTGCCATGTTGAGCGACCCTGGAACCGTTGCGCTCAGACCAGCGCTTTGGCTGAAAGCGGACTACTCCTTGACTGTCGAAGAGCTGTGGCTGGAGGTGATGAGGCAGCACACGGCACTAAATCTACATCACGCTTGGGACCAACTCGCCAACGATGTCTCGGGTTTTGGAAGCTGTCTAGCAGATGCTTTGGGTGTTCGAGTAAGATCCGAACCATTTGGCAGATGGCTCGCACAGCAGATAGGTATCGCATGGCAGCCTGATGACTGCAGCAGCCATGTTGCAGTGCTCAAAGCTGGAGGTGTCATCATGATCGGCCGAGCCCTGCATCCCATCATCTGA